From Hyalangium ruber, the proteins below share one genomic window:
- a CDS encoding sterol desaturase family protein — translation MSEAPLPESVARFRAEFRQKEPGRHYRGWGHFAFTSLGSLAVITFALSRLTEVRPLEWLMVPATFLVANTAEYFGHRGPMHHRRRGLGLVYRRHTQQHHHFFTEEAMAYESSHDFRMVLFPPVLLLFFLGGIATPLGALLFALGTPNLGWLFVATAMGYFLTYEWLHFCYHLPAGHPVARLPVMGKLRRHHEVHHDLRKMGRYHFNITFPLWDRLMGTMWRSPGPLEGKQPP, via the coding sequence ATGAGCGAGGCCCCGCTCCCAGAGTCCGTGGCGAGGTTCCGAGCGGAGTTCCGCCAGAAGGAGCCTGGAAGGCACTACCGGGGGTGGGGGCACTTCGCCTTCACGAGCCTGGGCTCGCTAGCGGTCATCACCTTCGCGCTGAGCCGACTCACGGAGGTACGGCCGCTCGAGTGGCTGATGGTGCCGGCGACCTTCCTGGTGGCGAACACGGCGGAGTACTTCGGCCACCGGGGCCCGATGCACCACCGGAGGAGGGGGCTGGGGCTGGTGTACCGGCGGCACACGCAGCAGCACCACCACTTCTTCACCGAGGAGGCGATGGCCTACGAGTCGAGCCACGACTTCCGGATGGTGCTCTTCCCACCGGTGCTGCTGCTCTTCTTCCTGGGAGGAATCGCCACGCCCCTGGGAGCGCTCCTCTTCGCGCTGGGAACCCCGAATCTCGGGTGGCTCTTCGTGGCGACGGCGATGGGCTACTTCCTCACGTACGAGTGGCTGCACTTCTGTTACCACCTGCCAGCCGGGCATCCGGTTGCCAGATTGCCCGTGATGGGGAAGCTGCGCCGGCACCACGAAGTGCATCACGACCTGAGAAAGATGGGGCGCTACCACTTCAACATCACCTTCCCCCTCTGGGACCGGCTCATGGGGACGATGTGGCGCTCGCCAGGACCCTTGGAGGGCAAACAGCCTCCCTAG